A genome region from Anastrepha ludens isolate Willacy chromosome 3, idAnaLude1.1, whole genome shotgun sequence includes the following:
- the LOC128856671 gene encoding uncharacterized protein LOC128856671, with product MYALTNKLSTLLAKHGDQVLFLLRILSISMKMTSPLALRNLPSTMWATLFLWQMLENVHHTFAGKQYEHISHYNTPVVQHCSAIDVKDKILELQCYAKCAADGMRPVAEDPQICFQQCRSTIYREPRRGSCPNKLNFSIQEITPMQRLSCLGSCMYDSDCPVVQKCCDIGCGPGCVDALGVRDDVLLPPIPRILKYKVARGNKVEITIESSANSTYYCHVEVRYHFGVSFAPRKLSAWQCQLVEKIAEVAVARSKRIDISFNLKPGHWYQARVAAINAYGFRGYSEPSEEFRLTHHPKPPKSPADLQVVAGGFDGRHYKVKILWCPSKSNLPIEKYKIIWSLYVRNKDESVITNEAYVKDNHNFEIAELLPDSSYYIQVQSMSINGSRRLKSDKSSILYNTTQPPAPYKPLKCSHQNHEHAQQNSDTTRSSHLTEINANQNVRILGATTTTTPTALAANVSASRGYEVNYRFNRKFGMIVQITGFLPYKERVYELCAKETNCEQREYSAIRVKQDSIEFNKLKFNTSYVLKAYRTNALSAESATTANGSFLFTTPKCENFKKRFPKMPIKC from the exons CATCAGTATGAAAATGACTTCCCCGCTCGCACTTCGTAATTTGCCTTCAACGATGTGGGCCACACTCTTCCTATGGCAAATGCTGGAAAACGTGCATCACACATTTGCTGGCAAACAATACGAGCACATCTCGCACTACAACACGCCCGTCGTGCAACACTGCTCAGCGATAGATGTTAAGGATAAAATTTTGGAGCTGCAATGCTATGCCAAATGCGCAGCCGATGGTATGCGACCAGTGGCAGAAGATCCGCAAATCTGCTTTCAACAATGCCGTTCAACAATTTACCGTGAACCGCGGCGCGGCTCCTGCCCAAATAAGCTGAATTTCTCAATTCAAGAAATCACGCCAATGCAGCGACTATCTTGTCTCGGCAGTTGTATGTACGATTCAGATTGTCCTGTCGTACAAAAATGCTGCGACATTGGCTGCGGGCCTGGCTGTGTCGACGCGCTCGGTGTGCGTGATGATGTGCTGCTGCCGCCAATAccaagaattttgaaatataaagtGGCGCGTGGAAATAAAGTGGAAATCACCATAGAGTCATCGGCAAATTCCACCTACTACTGTCATGTGGAAGTGCGTTACCACTTTGGTGTCTCCTTCGCTCCGCGAAAGCTCAGTGCATGGCAATGCCAGTTGGTGGAAAAGATTGCGGAGGTTGCAGTAGCGCGCAGCAAAAG AATTGATATCTCTTTTAATTTGAAACCGGGCCATTGGTATCAAGCGCGTGTGGCAGCAATCAATGCCTACGGCTTCCGCGGCTATTCTGAGCCTTCCGAGGAATTTCGTTTAACGCACC ATCCCAAACCGCCCAAGTCACCTGCGGACTTGCAAGTGGTCGCTGGAGGGTTTGATGGCCGGCACTACAAGGTGAAAATCTTATGGTGTCCTTCGAAATCGAATTTGCCTattgaaaagtataaaatcatATGGTCACTTTACGTAAGAAACAAAGACGAATCCGTCATCACAAATGAGGCTTATGTCAAGGAC AATCACAATTTCGAAATCGCTGAACTTTTACCCGACTCCAGTTACTACATACAAGTGCAGTCCATGTCCATTAATGGCAGTCGTCGCTTGAAATCCGACAAGAGTTCCATACTTTACAACACCACCCAACCACCAGCACCGTACAAACCACTCAAGTGTTCGCATCAAAATCACGAGCATGCCCAGCAAAATAGTGACACTACAAGGAGCAGCCACCTAACAGAGATCAATGCCAATCAAAATGTGCGCATATTgggtgcaacaacaacaacaacacccacGGCGTTGGCAGCAAATGTATCGGCGTCTAGAGGATATGAAGTAAATTATCGTTTCAATCGCAAATTTGGTATGATTGTGCAAATAACGGGATTTCTGCCGTACAAAGAGAG AGTTTACGAGCTCTGTGCAAAAGAGACCAATTGTGAGCAACGGGAATACAGCGCCATTCGTGTAAAG CAAGATTCAATAgaatttaataaactaaaattcaaCACTTCTTACGTGCTGAAGGCTTACAGAACCAACGCCTTGAGTGCTGAGTCAGCAACAACAGCGAATGGATCTTTCTTATTCACGACGCCAAAATGTGAGAACTTCAAGAAACGATTTCCTAAAATGCCGATAAAGTGTTGA